Proteins encoded together in one Vibrio metoecus window:
- a CDS encoding TolC family protein codes for MKPSLLALCISVSALVVTPVMAQSSATSSGQLLSQSDPLTLLIEQALANDASRKQFYAQSQAMRETGVAATTLMDPKLKVGFGGLPVDSFKFDEDAMTNISVGLMQQFERGDTLDLQGKKASQQADGMALQVENREREVANGITQLWLELGYQQQAERVLRENQRLMRELESFISTNYSIGKNEAQDLLNAQLQVSQLEEKLQANQQMQRRLLSQMSEWLGNEWLTNQVQLKTSNQLDWQKLDDLLETTSSGQYFPLLAQHPMVRMADANIAVNQTQVELAEQSYTPQFGVEVMYAYRQANNMKGEPASDLVSAYLTMDIPLFTGNRQDRTHAAAQYQVGAAKSQKDLLLAQMNAKVNALLVDRTNLEQRLERYKTTLLDQAKARTKAVERGYQNNTSQFNDVITATRDELAVELEWQRLITDYNQVSSNLAMLLGGFDYSVTQPELNAESSRRSSAKE; via the coding sequence ATGAAACCGAGCCTATTGGCGCTGTGTATCAGCGTTTCCGCTCTGGTCGTAACGCCTGTGATGGCGCAGTCTTCTGCGACTTCTTCAGGTCAGTTGCTGTCCCAAAGCGACCCTTTGACTCTGCTTATTGAACAAGCGCTCGCCAACGATGCAAGCCGTAAGCAGTTTTATGCCCAATCCCAAGCCATGCGAGAAACCGGCGTTGCCGCGACTACCCTCATGGACCCCAAACTCAAAGTCGGTTTTGGTGGTTTGCCGGTCGATAGCTTCAAATTTGATGAAGATGCGATGACCAACATTTCCGTTGGTTTAATGCAACAATTTGAGCGCGGCGATACCTTAGATTTGCAAGGCAAAAAAGCCTCACAGCAAGCCGATGGTATGGCTTTGCAAGTCGAGAATCGGGAGCGCGAAGTCGCCAACGGTATCACTCAACTCTGGTTGGAGTTGGGTTATCAGCAGCAAGCGGAACGTGTGCTGCGTGAAAATCAGCGCTTAATGCGCGAGCTGGAAAGCTTCATCAGCACCAACTACTCCATCGGTAAAAATGAAGCGCAAGATCTGCTGAATGCTCAACTGCAAGTCAGCCAGTTAGAAGAAAAACTGCAAGCGAACCAACAAATGCAGCGGCGGCTTCTCTCACAAATGTCCGAATGGTTGGGCAATGAATGGCTCACTAATCAAGTTCAGTTGAAAACCAGTAATCAGTTGGATTGGCAAAAGCTGGATGATTTGCTCGAAACCACGTCATCAGGCCAGTATTTCCCACTCTTGGCTCAGCACCCTATGGTGCGTATGGCCGATGCCAATATTGCGGTGAACCAAACTCAAGTGGAATTGGCTGAGCAATCGTACACACCACAATTTGGGGTGGAAGTGATGTACGCCTATCGCCAAGCCAACAACATGAAGGGAGAACCCGCTTCCGATCTGGTGAGCGCCTATTTAACGATGGACATCCCGTTATTTACGGGGAATCGCCAAGATCGCACCCATGCCGCCGCGCAATACCAAGTGGGTGCTGCCAAATCGCAAAAAGATCTGCTCCTTGCGCAGATGAATGCCAAGGTCAATGCCCTATTGGTTGACCGAACCAATCTTGAGCAACGCCTCGAACGTTACAAAACCACTTTGCTTGATCAAGCCAAAGCGCGCACCAAAGCAGTGGAACGTGGCTATCAAAATAATACTTCGCAGTTCAACGATGTGATTACCGCCACTCGTGATGAACTGGCTGTCGAATTGGAATGGCAGCGTCTCATCACTGACTACAACCAAGTCAGCAGTAATTTAGCCATGTTGCTTGGCGGGTTTGATTACTCCGTCACCCAACCTGAACTGAATGCTGAATCCAGTCGTCGCTCATCTGCCAAGGAATAA
- a CDS encoding phosphate ABC transporter substrate-binding protein PstS family protein → MFRMALAAVCAFFFSITAITPSAQASEITVSGSTSVARIMDVLAEEYNKTHPETYVAVQGVGSTAGIALLKKGVADIAMTSRYMTESESQENLNSFMLAFDGMAVVVNQANPISNLSREQLYGIYKGQITNWKQVGGNDQKIAVVTREASSGTRYSFESLMGLTKTLNKREVSDIAPTALVVNSNSMMKTLVNHNTQALGFISIGSVDKSVKALQFEKTEATADNIAKHRYQLSRPFLILHYSDKADEQTKQFIAFLQSDQAKKLIVEYGYIMPSDVE, encoded by the coding sequence ATGTTTAGGATGGCACTTGCCGCCGTTTGCGCATTTTTCTTTTCTATCACTGCGATAACACCGTCTGCGCAAGCAAGTGAAATTACCGTTTCGGGTTCCACTTCCGTAGCCAGAATTATGGATGTACTGGCTGAAGAGTATAACAAGACGCACCCAGAAACTTATGTTGCGGTACAAGGCGTAGGCTCCACTGCTGGCATTGCATTACTCAAAAAAGGGGTCGCCGACATTGCAATGACATCCCGTTATATGACGGAAAGTGAAAGCCAAGAGAACCTCAATAGCTTTATGCTGGCTTTTGATGGCATGGCGGTGGTCGTTAACCAAGCCAACCCTATCAGCAATTTAAGCCGTGAACAGTTGTATGGCATCTATAAAGGGCAAATTACTAACTGGAAACAAGTCGGTGGTAATGATCAAAAGATTGCGGTGGTGACTCGTGAGGCTTCATCAGGTACCCGCTACAGCTTTGAAAGCTTAATGGGGTTAACCAAAACGCTTAACAAACGTGAGGTTTCGGATATTGCACCAACCGCATTAGTGGTGAACAGCAACAGCATGATGAAAACCTTGGTCAACCACAATACTCAAGCGTTAGGCTTTATCTCAATTGGCTCGGTAGACAAATCGGTTAAAGCGTTACAGTTTGAGAAAACGGAGGCTACAGCTGACAACATTGCAAAGCACCGTTATCAACTCTCTCGACCTTTCTTAATCCTGCACTACTCGGATAAGGCCGATGAACAAACCAAGCAATTCATTGCGTTTTTACAGTCGGATCAAGCGAAAAAATTGATTGTTGAATACGGCTATATCATGCCAAGCGATGTGGAATAA
- a CDS encoding DUF3024 domain-containing protein → MIVNLLQRQLERRAELLCMSRNQSLPAELGKSSFEPIENGVQFILCHYKLDSSHCDYESLVAKIVWEEASKQWILYTYDEEQSTNEPWIPYPFLARSEDLTAMIREVEKDPKAYFWV, encoded by the coding sequence ATGATTGTCAACCTTCTACAGCGACAACTCGAGCGTCGTGCGGAACTGCTTTGCATGAGCCGCAATCAGAGCCTGCCAGCTGAGCTAGGCAAATCGAGCTTTGAACCGATAGAAAATGGTGTGCAATTTATCTTATGCCATTACAAACTGGATTCTAGCCATTGTGATTATGAAAGTTTGGTGGCGAAAATTGTGTGGGAAGAGGCCTCAAAACAGTGGATTCTTTATACTTATGATGAAGAGCAATCTACGAATGAACCTTGGATTCCTTACCCATTTTTAGCGCGTAGTGAAGATTTGACGGCAATGATACGTGAAGTAGAAAAAGACCCGAAAGCCTATTTCTGGGTGTAG
- a CDS encoding MaoC family dehydratase, translating into MRVADLLKHRAENLVKHTEFKQWMSPSVREYWDDILTKTNRRPLFAWVKDLHLPANEETPIPEPIVLKPEAQALYEQLQSQVGEVIHTGDWLLVDQERINQFGTVTEDMQWIHTDPDRAALESPFKTTIAHGFLTLALLPRLTDSVDEEKSLFPTAKLVVNIGLNSVRFPYPVKAGNRVRAVSTLSKVTPIKKGLEIEREIKVEIEGVRRPGCVVVSVIQLHF; encoded by the coding sequence ATGAGAGTCGCGGATCTTCTAAAGCATCGAGCTGAAAACTTGGTTAAGCACACTGAATTTAAACAGTGGATGTCTCCGTCTGTACGTGAGTACTGGGATGATATTTTGACCAAAACCAATCGTCGCCCGCTGTTTGCGTGGGTGAAAGATCTGCACCTGCCTGCCAATGAAGAAACACCGATCCCAGAACCGATTGTGCTCAAACCGGAAGCGCAGGCTTTGTATGAGCAGCTACAATCCCAAGTGGGAGAAGTCATCCATACGGGGGACTGGTTGCTCGTTGATCAAGAGCGTATTAATCAATTTGGTACAGTCACTGAAGATATGCAGTGGATTCATACGGATCCTGATCGCGCTGCGCTGGAATCTCCGTTCAAAACAACAATTGCCCACGGTTTTTTGACTCTAGCGCTGTTGCCTCGTTTGACCGACAGTGTTGACGAAGAGAAGTCTCTGTTCCCAACGGCGAAGTTGGTGGTCAATATTGGTCTCAATTCAGTGCGTTTTCCTTATCCAGTCAAAGCTGGTAACCGAGTTCGTGCCGTGAGCACATTATCAAAAGTAACGCCAATCAAGAAAGGTCTTGAGATCGAGCGTGAAATCAAAGTCGAGATTGAAGGTGTTCGACGCCCTGGCTGTGTCGTGGTTTCGGTTATCCAGCTGCATTTTTAA
- the copI gene encoding copper-resistant cuproprotein CopI, with amino-acid sequence MMKKTLIAMALTFTATTTFANTMDHSKMDHGNMGKSEMSGKMDHSMMNMDHSQMMGMEGMSDVGMPAPGAKANKVVHVILSDDMKIMFKKDVAIEPNDVVQFVVMNTGKIDHEFSIGSAAEQLKHREMMRQMGNHEHDSGSTVTVKPGKAKELLWHFQGDNKVEFACNIPGHAEAGMVKSIEL; translated from the coding sequence ATGATGAAGAAAACACTGATTGCGATGGCACTGACTTTCACCGCAACCACCACTTTTGCTAACACCATGGATCACTCCAAAATGGATCATGGCAACATGGGCAAATCTGAAATGAGTGGCAAAATGGACCACAGCATGATGAACATGGATCATTCCCAAATGATGGGTATGGAAGGCATGTCTGATGTAGGAATGCCAGCTCCGGGCGCAAAAGCAAACAAAGTGGTGCACGTCATCTTGAGTGATGACATGAAGATCATGTTCAAGAAAGACGTCGCCATTGAACCTAACGATGTGGTTCAGTTTGTGGTGATGAATACAGGCAAAATCGATCACGAATTTTCGATTGGCTCAGCCGCGGAGCAACTGAAACACCGTGAAATGATGCGTCAAATGGGTAACCATGAACACGACAGTGGCAGCACTGTCACCGTAAAACCGGGCAAAGCCAAAGAGCTGTTATGGCATTTCCAAGGTGACAACAAAGTGGAGTTTGCTTGTAACATCCCGGGGCATGCTGAAGCGGGTATGGTGAAAAGTATCGAGTTATAA
- a CDS encoding efflux RND transporter periplasmic adaptor subunit, whose translation MKTLKTTTITLLIGGALGFAANQYFNSHDMSAMASTADSKGANEPLYWVAPMDPNYKRDKPGKSPMGMDLIPVYAEDSANSNDKPGTVKIDPAVENNLGVKTAQVELSKLSPRIETVGYIAFDESQLWQTNVRVSGWVEKLYINAVGEQVKKGDVLFTLYSPELVKAQEELLNAVRTGREGLVKGATERLSSLGVDREQINQVIRRGKASQTIEVKALANGVIASLNIREGGYLSPAQAVISAGPLNEVWVDAEVFERQAHWLNKGSQASMTLDALPGQEWQGKVDYVYPILDPKTRTLRMRLKFANPNGELKPNMFANITLQPVSDSKVLTVPKSAVIRSGGMTRVVLAEGEGKYRSARIEIGREADDKVEVLQGLTQTDRIVTSAHFMLDSESSQTADLSRINGVEAPAETAWAKGEITDVMANHGMLTINHQPVSQWNWPAMTMNFNVAKSIDLNGLKKGQPIEFEMQKNDSGQYEIINLKAGNSQVAGEMWINGDVSTLMAEFGMVTLSHLPVAEWSWYAGQINFSVGDNINLSGFEEGQKVRFLVAKNGSEYSLKQLEAIGGQQ comes from the coding sequence ATGAAAACATTAAAAACCACAACCATTACTTTACTGATTGGCGGCGCACTGGGCTTTGCGGCTAACCAATACTTCAATAGCCACGATATGAGCGCGATGGCTTCCACTGCCGATAGCAAAGGGGCGAATGAGCCACTTTATTGGGTTGCGCCAATGGATCCGAATTACAAACGTGATAAACCGGGAAAATCACCGATGGGGATGGATTTGATCCCTGTTTATGCCGAGGATTCGGCGAACAGTAATGACAAACCGGGCACAGTAAAAATCGATCCAGCGGTCGAAAATAATCTGGGCGTGAAAACCGCGCAGGTCGAACTCAGCAAATTGTCACCTCGTATTGAAACCGTCGGTTATATCGCGTTTGACGAAAGCCAGCTTTGGCAAACCAACGTGCGCGTTTCCGGTTGGGTAGAAAAGCTCTACATCAACGCCGTAGGCGAGCAAGTGAAAAAAGGCGATGTGCTGTTTACCCTCTACTCTCCCGAGTTGGTAAAAGCACAAGAGGAGTTGTTGAACGCGGTGCGAACCGGTCGTGAGGGTCTGGTCAAAGGGGCAACGGAAAGACTCAGCTCACTTGGCGTAGATCGTGAGCAGATCAATCAAGTGATTCGTCGTGGCAAAGCTTCCCAAACCATCGAAGTGAAAGCGTTAGCCAACGGCGTGATTGCCAGCCTGAATATTCGTGAAGGGGGATATTTATCTCCAGCGCAAGCCGTGATCAGCGCAGGCCCTCTCAACGAAGTGTGGGTGGATGCCGAAGTGTTTGAGCGTCAGGCTCACTGGCTAAACAAAGGTAGCCAAGCCAGCATGACTTTGGATGCCCTACCCGGCCAAGAATGGCAAGGCAAGGTGGATTACGTTTATCCCATCCTTGATCCTAAAACGCGCACACTTAGAATGCGCCTGAAATTTGCTAACCCGAATGGCGAACTCAAGCCCAATATGTTTGCCAATATCACCTTGCAGCCAGTGAGTGACTCCAAAGTGCTTACCGTGCCGAAATCGGCCGTCATTCGCTCCGGCGGGATGACTCGTGTGGTACTGGCGGAAGGCGAAGGCAAATACCGCTCAGCGCGTATTGAAATTGGCCGCGAAGCGGATGACAAAGTCGAAGTGCTGCAAGGCTTAACGCAAACCGATCGCATCGTCACCTCCGCGCATTTCATGCTCGATTCAGAATCAAGCCAAACGGCCGATCTTTCGCGCATCAATGGTGTTGAAGCCCCAGCAGAAACCGCATGGGCCAAAGGTGAAATTACCGATGTGATGGCCAATCACGGCATGTTAACCATCAACCACCAGCCGGTATCTCAATGGAATTGGCCCGCCATGACCATGAACTTCAATGTCGCTAAAAGCATTGATCTGAACGGACTGAAAAAAGGTCAGCCGATTGAGTTTGAGATGCAGAAAAACGACTCCGGCCAATATGAGATCATCAATCTCAAAGCCGGCAACTCGCAAGTCGCGGGGGAAATGTGGATCAACGGCGATGTGTCCACCTTAATGGCCGAATTCGGCATGGTGACGCTATCGCACCTTCCGGTTGCCGAATGGAGCTGGTATGCAGGTCAAATCAACTTTTCCGTGGGCGATAACATCAACCTTTCCGGCTTTGAAGAGGGTCAGAAAGTCCGATTTCTAGTGGCTAAAAATGGCTCGGAATACTCACTGAAACAACTGGAAGCCATCGGAGGTCAACAATGA
- the gbpA gene encoding N-acetylglucosamine-binding protein GbpA: MKKQPKITAIALILSGISGLAYGHGYVSAVEDGIVEGRVTLCKFAANGTGEKNTNCGAIQYEPQSVEGPEGFPAAGPRDGKIASAESALAAALDEQTADRWVKRPIQAGPQTFEWTFTANHVTRDWKYYITKPNWNPNQALSRDSFDLNPFCVVEGNMVQPPKRVSHECIVPEREGYQVILAVWDVGDTAASFYNVIDVKFDGHGPVLPDWNQAGQIIPSMDLSIGDTVYTRVFDATGENPAYRTELKIDSETLTQANQWSYALATKINQTQKQQRAGQLNGDQFVPVYGTNPIYLKEGSGLKRVEIGYQIEAPQPEYSLTVSGLAKEYEIGEQPVQLDLTLEAQGEMTAELTVYNHHQKPLASWTQAMTDGELKSVTLELSEAKAGHHMLVSRIKDRDGNLQDQQTLDFMLVEPQTPPTPGEYDFVFPNGLKEYVAGTKVLGSDGAIYQCKPWPYSGYCQQWTTNATQYQPGTGSHWEMAWDKL, encoded by the coding sequence ATGAAAAAGCAACCTAAAATTACCGCTATCGCTCTGATCCTTTCTGGTATCAGTGGATTGGCGTACGGACACGGTTATGTGTCAGCAGTGGAAGACGGTATTGTAGAAGGGCGCGTTACGTTATGTAAATTTGCCGCTAATGGTACTGGTGAAAAAAACACTAACTGTGGTGCGATTCAATATGAACCACAAAGCGTTGAAGGCCCAGAGGGTTTTCCGGCTGCAGGCCCACGTGATGGTAAAATTGCCAGCGCTGAAAGTGCACTCGCCGCAGCGCTTGATGAACAAACGGCCGACCGTTGGGTAAAACGCCCAATCCAAGCGGGTCCACAAACCTTTGAGTGGACGTTTACTGCAAACCATGTCACCAGAGACTGGAAATACTACATAACCAAGCCAAACTGGAACCCAAACCAAGCTTTGTCACGCGATTCTTTTGATCTGAATCCATTCTGTGTGGTGGAAGGCAATATGGTGCAACCACCGAAACGTGTTAGCCACGAATGTATTGTGCCAGAACGTGAAGGTTACCAAGTCATCCTCGCGGTATGGGATGTGGGCGATACTGCGGCCTCTTTCTATAACGTGATTGATGTCAAATTTGATGGTCACGGCCCTGTGTTACCCGATTGGAATCAAGCCGGACAAATCATTCCAAGCATGGATCTCAGTATTGGCGATACCGTGTACACACGTGTGTTTGATGCGACAGGTGAAAACCCAGCTTACCGTACCGAGCTGAAAATTGACTCTGAAACGCTAACCCAAGCTAATCAATGGTCTTACGCTTTGGCGACTAAAATTAACCAAACGCAAAAACAGCAACGCGCAGGCCAACTTAATGGCGATCAATTTGTTCCAGTTTACGGCACCAACCCGATTTACCTGAAAGAAGGCAGCGGTTTGAAGCGTGTTGAAATTGGTTACCAAATTGAAGCGCCACAGCCTGAGTATTCACTGACGGTTTCTGGTCTAGCGAAAGAGTATGAAATTGGCGAGCAGCCTGTTCAACTTGACCTGACTCTAGAAGCACAAGGTGAAATGACCGCAGAACTGACGGTTTATAACCACCACCAAAAGCCGCTAGCGAGCTGGACTCAAGCGATGACGGATGGCGAGCTGAAATCAGTAACCTTAGAACTGAGTGAAGCTAAAGCGGGGCACCACATGCTGGTTTCGCGTATCAAAGATCGCGATGGCAATCTGCAAGATCAGCAAACGCTTGATTTTATGCTAGTTGAGCCACAAACCCCGCCAACACCGGGTGAGTATGACTTTGTCTTCCCTAACGGTTTGAAAGAGTATGTTGCTGGCACCAAAGTGCTAGGTTCGGATGGCGCAATCTACCAATGTAAGCCGTGGCCATACTCTGGCTACTGCCAACAATGGACAACCAATGCCACTCAGTACCAACCGGGTACAGGCAGCCATTGGGAAATGGCGTGGGATAAACTCTAA
- the rnb gene encoding exoribonuclease II: MFQDNPLLAQLKQKIQETLPKKEGTIKASDKGFGFLEVDSKTSYFVPPPYMKKCMHGDKVVAFIRTENEREVAEPSELIEQSLTRFIGRVKLFKGKLNVAPDHPQLKKLSLKAKTKKGLNEADFQEGDWVVAHLVRHPLKGDDGFFAQISHKITDANDKIAPWWVTLAENDLPNSEPAGIDEWQLKDDADLVREDLTALPFVTIDGESTKDMDDALYAQQLPNGDFALTIAIADPTAYITPEDEMDKVARERGFTIYLPGRNIPMLPRDLADELCSLMENQVRPALCCSVTISKDGVIGDDIRFFSANIKSHARLVYDHVSDWLETGSSEQWQPSEEIAQVVRDLYAFSQARANWRETHAVVFPDRPDYRFELSADNDVVAIHADMRRTANRLVEESMITANICAGKTLQATFGLGVFNTHAGFKAEKMADVVELMAAHGAPNADAETLATVEGFAALRRWLATQETSYLDNRIRKYQSYSEIGNQPLPHFAMGLDVYATWTSPIRKYGDMINHRLLKAHILGKAPVQTPDETVGEELALHRKHHKITERNVADWLYARTLADEPAKETHFQAEIFDINRPGMRVRLLENGAMAFIPGSLILDNKERIECNGEDGTVLIDKEVVYKLGDVLEIVLAEVNQENRSLVGKPTQVFADLTTEAKPSIEDKSEPQA; this comes from the coding sequence ATGTTCCAAGACAATCCGCTCCTCGCGCAGCTTAAGCAAAAAATCCAAGAAACCCTGCCTAAAAAAGAAGGCACCATCAAAGCCAGTGACAAAGGTTTTGGCTTCCTCGAAGTCGATAGCAAAACCAGCTACTTTGTTCCGCCTCCTTATATGAAGAAGTGTATGCATGGCGACAAAGTCGTGGCTTTCATCCGCACCGAGAATGAACGTGAAGTTGCAGAGCCTTCTGAGCTTATCGAACAATCACTGACTCGTTTCATTGGCCGCGTAAAGCTATTTAAAGGCAAACTGAACGTTGCGCCCGATCATCCACAACTGAAAAAGCTGTCGCTGAAGGCAAAAACTAAGAAAGGCCTCAACGAAGCTGACTTCCAAGAAGGTGACTGGGTGGTCGCTCATCTTGTCCGCCACCCTCTTAAAGGTGACGACGGCTTCTTCGCGCAAATCTCACACAAAATCACCGATGCTAATGACAAAATTGCCCCTTGGTGGGTGACATTAGCGGAAAACGATCTGCCTAACAGCGAGCCAGCGGGTATTGACGAGTGGCAACTGAAAGATGATGCAGACTTGGTTCGTGAAGATCTGACCGCACTGCCTTTTGTGACCATCGATGGTGAATCAACCAAAGATATGGATGATGCGCTTTACGCACAACAATTACCTAACGGTGATTTTGCGCTGACTATCGCGATTGCCGATCCAACCGCTTACATCACGCCAGAAGATGAGATGGATAAAGTGGCACGCGAGCGTGGCTTTACCATTTATTTGCCAGGTCGCAACATTCCAATGTTGCCGCGTGATCTGGCTGATGAGCTTTGCTCACTGATGGAAAACCAAGTTCGCCCAGCGCTGTGCTGTTCGGTGACCATTAGTAAAGATGGCGTGATTGGCGATGATATTCGCTTCTTCTCAGCCAACATCAAATCACATGCACGTCTGGTTTACGACCATGTTTCTGACTGGTTGGAAACTGGCAGCTCGGAGCAATGGCAACCAAGCGAAGAAATCGCCCAAGTGGTGCGTGATCTGTATGCCTTCTCACAAGCACGTGCTAACTGGCGTGAAACCCATGCCGTGGTGTTCCCAGATCGTCCAGACTACCGCTTCGAACTGAGTGCCGATAACGATGTGGTGGCGATCCATGCGGACATGCGCCGCACTGCTAACCGTTTGGTCGAAGAATCGATGATCACTGCGAACATCTGTGCGGGTAAAACGTTGCAAGCGACGTTCGGTTTAGGTGTTTTCAATACCCATGCTGGTTTCAAAGCCGAGAAAATGGCCGATGTGGTGGAGCTAATGGCAGCACACGGTGCACCGAATGCCGATGCTGAAACGCTGGCGACGGTGGAAGGCTTTGCCGCTCTGCGCCGCTGGCTAGCCACACAAGAAACTAGCTACCTCGATAACCGTATTCGTAAGTACCAGAGCTACAGTGAGATTGGCAACCAGCCTCTCCCCCACTTCGCGATGGGGCTTGATGTGTACGCGACTTGGACTTCACCGATTCGTAAATACGGCGACATGATTAACCACCGTCTGCTGAAAGCACACATTCTGGGCAAAGCCCCTGTGCAGACGCCGGATGAAACGGTTGGTGAAGAACTTGCGCTGCATCGTAAGCACCACAAAATTACCGAACGCAATGTGGCAGATTGGCTCTATGCGCGCACTCTGGCCGATGAGCCAGCGAAAGAAACTCACTTCCAAGCCGAGATCTTTGACATCAACCGTCCGGGCATGCGTGTTCGCTTACTCGAAAACGGCGCAATGGCCTTTATTCCAGGATCTCTGATCCTCGATAACAAAGAACGTATCGAGTGCAATGGCGAAGACGGTACGGTACTGATTGATAAAGAAGTGGTGTACAAACTCGGTGATGTACTGGAAATCGTTCTTGCTGAAGTGAATCAAGAAAACCGCAGTTTAGTGGGTAAGCCAACGCAAGTATTTGCCGACCTAACCACAGAAGCAAAGCCGAGCATCGAAGATAAGAGCGAACCTCAAGCGTAA
- a CDS encoding cryptochrome/photolyase family protein codes for MRYSVVRLILGDQLNHAHSWFTEPREEVLYLIAELHQEQAYVRHHIQKQCAFFAAMKAFADYLSAEGHHVMYLDLDATAEFADLPHLIGQVCSQVQARSFQYQRPDEYRLLEQLASLRLPNVVIGCVDTEHFLLPFSEITEQFPAGKSVLMEHFYRRMRKRFGYLMESPNKPEGGQWNFDADNRNKLKAQDLLYLPTPLRFDNPILSIKSRLERHNVKSIGNVGESLLWPINRAQALSLLAHFCQCCLPNFGRFQDAMTAQHPYRWSLYHSRLSFALNCKLLSPQEVIGAAIDTYRAAQGEVSLAQVEGFVRQILGWREYVRGMYWSNMPHYKTRNHFGARRPLPSYFWNGQTKMRCLQQAITQSLDFGYAHHIQRLMVTGNFALLTDCDPDEVDAWYLGIYIDAIEWVELPNTRGMALFADGGLIATKPYAASGSYINKMSDYCASCPYQVKLKSGEGACPLNSLYWRFMLQHREHLANNPRIGMLYKTWDKMANIDQQAILATADAYLAQIDNL; via the coding sequence ATGCGTTACTCGGTTGTACGATTAATATTGGGCGATCAGCTCAATCATGCTCACTCGTGGTTTACTGAACCACGAGAGGAGGTGCTGTACTTGATTGCGGAATTGCATCAGGAGCAGGCGTATGTGCGTCACCACATTCAGAAACAGTGTGCGTTTTTTGCTGCCATGAAAGCATTTGCCGACTATCTATCGGCAGAGGGGCATCACGTCATGTATCTGGATCTGGATGCCACCGCAGAGTTTGCCGATTTGCCGCATCTGATCGGTCAGGTATGTTCTCAAGTTCAAGCCCGATCTTTTCAGTACCAAAGACCTGATGAATATCGTTTGCTTGAACAATTGGCAAGTTTACGTTTGCCTAACGTGGTCATTGGTTGTGTGGATACCGAGCACTTTCTATTACCATTTTCTGAAATCACCGAACAGTTTCCTGCCGGAAAATCGGTTTTGATGGAACATTTTTATCGCCGGATGCGTAAACGGTTTGGCTATTTGATGGAATCGCCAAACAAACCAGAAGGCGGGCAGTGGAATTTTGATGCAGATAACCGCAACAAGCTGAAAGCCCAAGATTTACTGTACTTACCCACACCGCTTCGTTTTGATAACCCGATTTTATCCATCAAATCACGGCTTGAACGGCATAACGTAAAGTCGATTGGCAACGTTGGAGAGTCATTACTATGGCCGATAAATCGCGCGCAAGCCTTGTCACTCTTAGCGCATTTTTGCCAATGCTGTTTGCCTAATTTTGGCCGCTTTCAAGATGCAATGACGGCGCAGCATCCATATCGATGGAGCCTCTATCATAGCCGCCTATCGTTTGCACTGAATTGCAAATTACTTTCCCCACAAGAGGTAATTGGTGCCGCGATTGATACCTATCGAGCTGCCCAAGGCGAAGTTTCTTTAGCACAAGTCGAAGGTTTCGTACGTCAAATTTTGGGGTGGAGAGAGTACGTACGCGGTATGTACTGGAGCAACATGCCTCATTACAAAACTCGCAATCATTTTGGTGCTCGGCGTCCTTTGCCCAGTTACTTCTGGAATGGTCAAACGAAGATGCGCTGTCTGCAACAAGCGATCACACAATCACTGGACTTTGGCTATGCACACCATATTCAGCGATTGATGGTAACAGGAAACTTTGCCCTGCTCACCGACTGTGATCCTGATGAAGTCGATGCGTGGTATTTGGGCATCTACATTGATGCTATTGAATGGGTCGAGCTACCGAATACGCGGGGAATGGCACTGTTTGCCGATGGGGGATTGATTGCGACTAAACCTTATGCCGCCAGTGGTTCCTACATCAATAAAATGAGTGACTACTGCGCTTCTTGCCCTTATCAAGTGAAACTCAAATCCGGTGAAGGGGCTTGTCCACTGAATTCACTCTATTGGCGCTTTATGCTCCAACATCGTGAACACCTCGCTAACAATCCTCGGATTGGGATGCTATATAAAACATGGGATAAGATGGCGAACATCGATCAACAGGCGATTTTAGCGACCGCCGATGCCTACCTAGCCCAGATAGATAACTTGTAA